Proteins co-encoded in one Glandiceps talaboti chromosome 22, keGlaTala1.1, whole genome shotgun sequence genomic window:
- the LOC144452452 gene encoding mitotic spindle assembly checkpoint protein MAD2A-like — protein MADAILDLDIEWLLKKTIQKLVLVVTDLDTNEVLERWQFDIECDKSVTEDSKPRKVVEEEINKGVKAVIRQITASVTFLPLLEGAIVFDLLIYTDKDADVPEKWTESGAQLIPQAQEVKLRSFTTTIHKVDAMVTYKSDQ, from the exons AGTGGTTATTAAAGAAGACCATTCAGAAGTTAGTGTTAGTTGTGACTGACTTAGACACCAATGAAGTATTAGAAAGATGGCAGTTTGATATTGAATGTGATAAATCAGTGACAGAGGATAG CAAACCTCGAAAAGTAGTGGAGGAAGAAATCAACAAAGGAGTCAAGGCAGTTATCAGACAAATCACAGCATCTGTTACATTTTTACCACTTTTGGAAGGAGCGA TTGTGTTTGATTTGCTGATCTACACAGACAAAGATGCCGATGTACCTGAAAAGTGGACAGAATCCGGTGCCCAACTCATACCACAGGCCCAAGAAGTTAAACTGAGATCATTTACCACAACAATACACAAAGTGGATGCCATGGTAACCTACAAAAGTGATCAGTGA
- the LOC144451908 gene encoding cyclin-dependent kinase 11B-like — translation MNESDFPTWPAKSEQPRNTKRETSPKAPEGGMNFNKLGEDDADIDKGFRLTLASQGSSAKGTSQSEISIF, via the exons ATGAATGAGTCTGATTTCCCTACATGGCCAGCCAAAAGTGAGCAGCCGAGAAACACTAAGAGAGAAACAAGTCCTAAAGCTCCTGAAGGTGGAATGAATTTCAACAAATTG gGTGAAGACGATGCTGACATTGATAAAGGATTCAGACTCACATTGGCTTCCCAGGGATCATCAGCGAAAGGAACGAGCCAATCTGAAATTTCGATCTTTTGA